ATGATGTCGGGCAGGGTTTTGGCAGTTTTGAGTTTGGCCAGGGCCTCGGCCGGCTTTGAGGCCGAATCAATAACTTCGGTGCGTTCGTCTTTAGTCAGCAAACTGGTGGTGGCTTGACGAACAAAAAAATCGTCGTCAATAATAAAAACCTTAATTGACATTCGGTTTCTCCTGTTTTTTGGCCGTGGGCAATTTTAGGATAAAAGTTGTGCCTGCGCCCAATTCACTTTCCACTTCAATCACACCGCCATGCTGGTTGATAATGAGATGAGTGACAAAAAGGCCCAAACCGGAACCGGCTCCTTTGGCTTTGGTGGTAAAAAAAGGTTCAAAGAGAAGGCTGATATTTTCTGGAGGAATACCCGCGCCGGTATCTTTGACATGCACGGTCACAAATTCAGGCCCAATCTGGTCATCGGTTTCCTGGTGGTTTGAGACCAGGGTGATGATAAAATCGCCGCCCTTGGGCATGGCGTCAAAAGCATTAAGCATAAGATTGATAAACACCTGTTCCAGTTGGTCTGGCCGGCCCATTACCAGGGGCAGGTTTTTGGGCTGGCGCTGCTCAACGTTAATTCTCTGTTTTTTGATCCGGGGAGCAAATAGGGTAAATGTATTTTGGATTATTTTGCTCAGGTCCAGGGGCACCATTTTGGCCGGTTCGCTGCGGGAGGCGTCCACAAGCTGGCGCAGCATGTCCGAGGCGCGGTTGGCAATTTCGGTGATGTGGGTGGCGTATTCGGCCACTTCTGAATTTTTGTCGGCAGCGGTTTCTTTGTGAATCAGTTTGGCGTACATAAGCAGGGGCGTGAAAATATTGCCCAGTTCGTGGGCTACGCTGGCCGCAATGTGGCCCACGGTGGCCAATTTTTCGGCGCGAATCAGTTGCTGCGAGGTTAGTTCAAGCCGGCGTTGTTGTTCTCTTTTCTGGCGCATGGCCGTGATGAGGTCGCGAGCATATTGCATGGCCTGGGCATGGGCAATTCTTTGCACTTCATCGCCATCAAGAGCAGGCTTGGGCACGGCGCTGGGCCGGAGCGACAGCTCATCCAGCAACATTTGCAAGTCCATGTGTACCTGGAACAGATTGGCCAACGTATCTTCTTCGGCGGAAGACAGGCGCCCTTTGAGCGAGTCGGCCAGGTTAAGCAAGTGGTGATAAAGGTTTTGTACCAGGGCTTGCGTGTCTTTATAGCGGGTCTTTTCAATACTGTAATAATCGTTGTCCATTGCTCAACGGCCTTGTTAATTTTAGGGAGACCTTGCAGCTTATCGGTTTGGCGTCCTTTTTTTATCTGTTGAGCCCTGGTAAGCTTTTGGTTGCCTATCTGTTAATTATACCACATTCTCTACATAGATAAAGTGGTATAAATAGTCCAGAGTTTGGCCTATGATATTTTTTAGACCACTACTCGCCTTACCTGGTAAACTGTAATGGCCCGCTCTACGCCCTTGAATTGTAGTCCGGTGATAGGTTGGACTTCTACCGAGTTTTTGACCAGGTCATAAGTTTCTTGGCTGATGAACACCTGTCCGCCCGGGGTTACCCCACAAATACGTGATCCCAGATTGGCCGCCTTGCCAATTACCGTGTAATCGGCCCGTTGCGGGCAGCCCATCTCCCCCACAATCATTTCGCCGGTGGCAATGCCTACGCCAATAGGCGCGGCCTCAACTCCACGTTCACGCCAGATGTCCATCACAACCTGGTGGGCAGACTGCATCGCCAGTCCTACCCGAACCGCGCGTAAAGCGTGGTCTTCTTGAGGAAAGGGTGCGCCAAACAAGGCCATTACCTCGTCGCCTACAAATTTGTCCAGCGTGCCCTCATGCGAGAGAATGATTTCTGTCATCTGGCCCAGGTAGTGATTGATGAAGCCAACAAACAATTCGGGGTCGGTGTGCTCGCCCAGGCGGGTGGAGCCGCGAATGTCGGCGTAAAGCACGGTCAGCACCGAACGTTCGCCTTTCAAAAAGTCCACGTTAGGGTTGGTCAGTAACTTTTGCATAATGCGCGGGTCTACCGAACGGCCCAGCACCTGCCGCAGCCGGTGTTGTTCCAGGTTTTCAAAAATAGCGGTGTCCATCTGGCTGCCAATGGCGTTCAATAACCGGCAATCGTCGTAATCAAAACCTTGCGCGCCGTAGCGATTGCCCACGCCCAACACGCCGATAATTTGGTCGTTGAGAATGAGAGGAATGCACATCATCGAGTTCAGACCATCGCGCAAATCATTATGGCAGACCAATTCGGCCCGCCGGAGCGATTCGTTGGCTATCTGGTCCACCACCTGGTAATGGGCCGATACCCGGAAAAGGTCTTCGTCGGTGGCGGCGCGTAATTCCAGCCGTTTGCCGGCCCGGTCGTAGAGCATCACAAACCCCATCTCGGCCTGGATAACGCGGCACAATTCCTGGAGCACAATATTGAGCATTTCGTCAAAAGCAAGATTCTGGTCGCGGATGTGGTCTATCCGGTAGATGGTTTCCAACTCTTTAACCCGACGCTGCAACTCATGATAGGCATACCCCTGGATGACGGCTGAGTCGATCTGGTCTTCGGCTGTTTTGAGCAGCGCGATCTCAGCGGGGCTAAAAGGAGGTTTGGCGCGGGCCAGCAATAACGCGCCCAACCGTTCATGCTCGTTCATAATAATTGGCACGGCGGCCAACTGCAATTTGTCCCAGGATTGCTTCAGGTCTGCTGGCGGCAACACTTCGTCAGCCAGCCAGATGGTCACGCCATCAAGCTGGCTGGCCTGTTCCGCCAATTCCCGGGTAATAACTTGTTGCAACCGCCCCAATTGTTTGCTGCGGTTGTTAACGGCCTTTAATTCCGGTTTGCCGGTTTCTTGATCCAGCAAGACCAACAAACACAGATCGGTTTGCAATTCATCGGCCAGGATATTGACAATACTGGTCAGCATAGCCGCCGGTTCGGGAATGGTGTCTCGAATATGGTCAATGGCAAAAGTTAGCTTGAGTTCTTTCTGAGTCAGTTCCAGTTCGGCCTGTAAAGCCTTGAGGTCTTTTTTGCTCATCCCGTTTTCTCCTTGAGATGATTTGCCCTTTTATTGGGGAAGTGAATGCTCAATCCCACCCCTGAAGCATTGGATAGGAACCTTGTTGAAACATCATAACTTCTTTATAGTTATGCGGTGGGGGTATCCTCCATATCGTAAGGAATATTTTTAAGATTGTCAAGCTTTTTAAGTAGGATTTCAGTCCCAGCCGGCCAGGGGCCATCTGCGGCCCGATTAATGAAATTCCAGATTGTCGGTAAACTCTTTTTGAGGTACAATCTTTCTCTGGAGAAATTGGATAATGTTGAGAAAGGATAAGATGTTAAGGTCTACGCCTGCCACTTATGTTGTTGAGGTTGACGAACAAACGTTTGCCGCCGAAGTAGTGGAACGTTCCCAAACCACGCCCGTGGTGGTTGATTTTTGGGCGGAATGGTGCGGCCCTTGCCGGATATTGGGGCCGGTGCTGGAAAAACTGGCCGCCGAATATCGGGGCGCTTTTATTTTAGCCAAAGTGGATGTAGATCACAATCCCAATCTGGCCAGACAATACGGCGTGCAAGGTATCCCGGCCGTTAAGGGCTTCTTAAATGGTCAGGCGGCCGGCGAATTTACCGGCGCGTTGCCCGAACCTCAGGTGCGTAATTTCATTGAGCAGTTGCTGCCCTCTACCGCCGACTTGTATGCCCGCCAGGGTTACGAGTGGGAAACAACCGGCCAACCGGCCATGGCCATTGAAAATTACAAGGCGGCTCTGGCCGAACAACCCGATCACTATCCGGCCATGTTGGGCCTGGGCCGCGTTTTGTTAAACCAGGGCCGGATAGAGGAAGGGTTATCGGTTTTAGACGGCATCCCTGCCGGCGCGCCGGAACGCACCGAGGCAGACGCGCTGGCAGCCACAGTGCAATTTCAACACGAAGCCGCCGGTTACAACGAGCCTGATTTGCGGGCCAAACTGCTAGCTAACCCGGCTGATGTGGCCAACCGTTACCGGCTGGCCAGCCTGTTGGCCGCAGAAGAAAGATACCTTGAGGCGCTGGAAGAGTTTTTAGAGATTGTGCGTTCTGACCGGCAGTTCCGGGACGACGGCGCGCGTAAAGCCATGCTGTCCCTGTTTACCATCATCGGTGAAGACGACCCGGCGGTCAGAGAATATCGCCGGAAGTTGGCCAATGTGCTCTTTTGAAAGTTGAAGGGCTTTGAGACCGCGATGGACAAAGACCGGTTAAAGATATTGCTGGTTGACAATAACGAAGACGATTATATTCTGACCCGGGATATGCTCGCCGGCATCAAAAGTATCCAGTTTGATTTAGATTGGGCCGCCACCCATGCCGACGCCTGGCAGCAGATTACGCTCAACCAGCACGACGTTTATCTCATAGATTACGTGCTGGATGAAAAGGATGGCATAGACCTTATCCGCAAAGCCATTGCCCAGGATTGTCGCGCCCCTTTGATTTTGCTCACCGGATATAGTAATCACCAGATAGATCTGGCCGCCATGCAGGCCGGGGCGGCGGATTATTTGGTGAAACAAGAAATTGATGCGGCTTTGCTGGAGCGATCTATTCGTTACGCCATTGAGCGCAACCGGATGGAAGAGGCATCGCGCCAGGCCCATGCAGAATTGGAAAAGGGGGTTAATGAACGGACGGCTGAACTATCAAAAGCCAATGAGCTTTTGAAAGAGGAAATTGCCGAACGCCAACGATTAGAAAAACAGATTCAAGAAATGTTAAAACGCCGCGCCCGCCAGGTGCAAACCGTCACCGAGGTAGCGCAAGAGATTGCGGCGGTTCCTAATTTGGACGATCTGTTCCAGCAGGTGGTCAATTTGGTGCAAGCCCGCTTTGGCTACTATCACGCCCACGTGTACACCCTGGAGAATGGCGATTTGGTGATGCAGGAGGGCACCGGCGAGGCCGGCCGGAAGATGAAGGACGCCGGCCACAAAATTCCCCTGGCCGCCACCAAAAGCTTGGTGGCTCGCGCTGCTCGCACCGGCAAGCCGGTTTTGATTACCAACGTTTTGCAAGAACGAAGCTGGTTGCCCAACCCTTTGCTGCCCGAAACAAAGTCGGAGTTGGCGGCCCCTAT
This genomic window from Anaerolineae bacterium contains:
- a CDS encoding GAF domain-containing protein, which translates into the protein MSKKDLKALQAELELTQKELKLTFAIDHIRDTIPEPAAMLTSIVNILADELQTDLCLLVLLDQETGKPELKAVNNRSKQLGRLQQVITRELAEQASQLDGVTIWLADEVLPPADLKQSWDKLQLAAVPIIMNEHERLGALLLARAKPPFSPAEIALLKTAEDQIDSAVIQGYAYHELQRRVKELETIYRIDHIRDQNLAFDEMLNIVLQELCRVIQAEMGFVMLYDRAGKRLELRAATDEDLFRVSAHYQVVDQIANESLRRAELVCHNDLRDGLNSMMCIPLILNDQIIGVLGVGNRYGAQGFDYDDCRLLNAIGSQMDTAIFENLEQHRLRQVLGRSVDPRIMQKLLTNPNVDFLKGERSVLTVLYADIRGSTRLGEHTDPELFVGFINHYLGQMTEIILSHEGTLDKFVGDEVMALFGAPFPQEDHALRAVRVGLAMQSAHQVVMDIWRERGVEAAPIGVGIATGEMIVGEMGCPQRADYTVIGKAANLGSRICGVTPGGQVFISQETYDLVKNSVEVQPITGLQFKGVERAITVYQVRRVVV
- a CDS encoding co-chaperone YbbN, which translates into the protein MLRKDKMLRSTPATYVVEVDEQTFAAEVVERSQTTPVVVDFWAEWCGPCRILGPVLEKLAAEYRGAFILAKVDVDHNPNLARQYGVQGIPAVKGFLNGQAAGEFTGALPEPQVRNFIEQLLPSTADLYARQGYEWETTGQPAMAIENYKAALAEQPDHYPAMLGLGRVLLNQGRIEEGLSVLDGIPAGAPERTEADALAATVQFQHEAAGYNEPDLRAKLLANPADVANRYRLASLLAAEERYLEALEEFLEIVRSDRQFRDDGARKAMLSLFTIIGEDDPAVREYRRKLANVLF
- a CDS encoding GAF domain-containing protein; translation: MDKDRLKILLVDNNEDDYILTRDMLAGIKSIQFDLDWAATHADAWQQITLNQHDVYLIDYVLDEKDGIDLIRKAIAQDCRAPLILLTGYSNHQIDLAAMQAGAADYLVKQEIDAALLERSIRYAIERNRMEEASRQAHAELEKGVNERTAELSKANELLKEEIAERQRLEKQIQEMLKRRARQVQTVTEVAQEIAAVPNLDDLFQQVVNLVQARFGYYHAHVYTLENGDLVMQEGTGEAGRKMKDAGHKIPLAATKSLVARAARTGKPVLITNVLQERSWLPNPLLPETKSELAAPIKLGEQVLGVLDVQNDTINSLDEEDQILLMGLCGQIAVAINNRRLEARRREAEEAQRKLMEELDAFAHTVGHNLRDTLALIIGYTDLLKEHARLPDELQEYLNAVARNGRKMSTVIEELELLAGIRKAKVELKPLNMARIIAEVLQRLAYLIEEYQAEITVSEYWPVALGHTPWVEEIWANYVSNALKYGGRPPRLQLGATERSDGMIRFWVRDNGPGLTEEEQAHLFTEFTRLTRTRAGGYGLGLSIVRRIVTRFGGQIGCESKVGEGSVFYFTLPSVNKARET